Part of the Arthrobacter gengyunqii genome is shown below.
AAGCCGGACTGGCCAGCCATGACGGCTCGATGTCCGACGACAATCCGCTGCCGCTGGCCCGCGCGGTGGGCTTCGCGGACCTGGTGTCCTATACGTCCCTGTCCCGGCAGATGAATGAAAAGACGCTCGCCCAGATGGTCCAGCGCTTTGAGCATAAATGCGCCGAGATTATTTCGGTGGGCGGCGGACGGCTCGTGAAGACCATCGGCGACGAAGTGCTCTTCAACGCGGAAACCCCTGAAGCCGGAGCCGAGATTTCCCTGGCGCTGGCCAAGGCCTTCACCGAGGACGACCTGCTGCCGGCCGCGCGCGTGTCCCTGGTGTGGGGGAGGGTGCTGTCCCGGCTGGGCGACATTTACGGCCCCACCGTGAACCTGGCGTCGCGCCTTACCTCGCTGGCTGAGCCCGGAACGGTGCTGACGGATGCCTCCACCGCTGCCGCACTGCGCAACAATGAACGGTTTGTGCTCATTCCGCACCAGCCCCGCAACGTGCGCGGATTCGGCGAAATCCACCCGGTGACGCTCGCCCGCGGCACCGGCCCCGGGCTGGTCCTGGACTAGCCTGTACCCGGGTGCTGCACCGGAAAAGTCGCTGTTTCAGCGGTGACGGCACGGAGCATTGCCAGCCGGCATGGGGCGGACCCCCAGCAGATTCCGCTAGGGTAACCATGAGAAGGCGTAATTTGTGTCACTGCTGTGGTCCACACAGCGGGCAGCTTCCGGATAGGGCGTGAATGAACTCCGACGAAACGACATCCCCGGGTTTGGAACTCCGTGCAGTCTTTGGCTATGCCTCAGACCGCGGGCTGCGCCGGGAACAGAACGAGGATTCGCTGATTGCCGCGGACCCGGTGTTCGCCGTGGCCGACGGCATGGGCGGACACGAAGCCGGGGAAGTGGCCAGCAGCATCTGCGTCCGCACCCTGGGTGACGCGCCGTTTGTCGGTGAGCACCTGCCGGAAGTGGGCCCCGACGAACTGACTGCGCTTCTGCGGGAAGCCGATTCTCGAATCCGCGAGGCCACCGGGGGCCGTGCCGGCACCACGCTGACCGGAGCAGTCCTTGTGTCCGGGGCCGGAATCCCGTGTTGGCTGGTATTCAATGTGGGAGACTCCCGCACCTACCGGTTGACGGGCGGGCAGCTGCAACAGATCACCGTGGATCACAGCGAGGTCCAGGAGCTGGTCGACATGGGCCAGATTACGCCTGATGAAGCCCTCGTCCACCCGCGCCGCCACGTCGTGACCCGCGCCCTCGGAACAGGCACCGACACGGAGGCCGACTACTGGCTGATTCCGGTTGAGCCGGGAGACCGCCTGCTGGTCTGC
Proteins encoded:
- a CDS encoding PP2C family protein-serine/threonine phosphatase, coding for MNSDETTSPGLELRAVFGYASDRGLRREQNEDSLIAADPVFAVADGMGGHEAGEVASSICVRTLGDAPFVGEHLPEVGPDELTALLREADSRIREATGGRAGTTLTGAVLVSGAGIPCWLVFNVGDSRTYRLTGGQLQQITVDHSEVQELVDMGQITPDEALVHPRRHVVTRALGTGTDTEADYWLIPVEPGDRLLVCSDGLTGEVSDGQLQQILSTVANPQDACASMVQAALRSGGRDNITVLVVDIEAADDGSEPVAAGVPGAEPQPAAVHPEQ